From the Kitasatospora viridis genome, one window contains:
- a CDS encoding LysR family transcriptional regulator yields the protein MLDVRRMLVLRAVVSSGSMTAAAEQLGYTPSAVSQQVAVLEKEAGIALLERLGRGVRPTEAGRVLIGYTDTISHTIAEAQTALADLRAGRTGRLAIRYFSSVGSTLVAPAVARVRRDHPGVRIDLRLGDQHDPIAEVEQGGADLAVVIRPDSASRPGVRLTHLIDDPLLAVLPADHPLAARRTLDLADLAGDPWIRTEPPGPCLDILTAACASAGFTPDFVATGEDYATALGFIAAGLGVGLLPRLALPTRHHPGTTVRPVHHPTPTRSLHLATREAALVEPAVRTALAALQAAAGAHA from the coding sequence ATGCTTGATGTGAGACGGATGCTGGTGCTGCGGGCCGTGGTGAGCAGCGGATCCATGACGGCGGCGGCGGAACAGCTCGGGTACACGCCCTCCGCCGTCAGCCAACAGGTCGCGGTCCTGGAGAAGGAGGCGGGGATCGCCCTGCTCGAACGCCTCGGCCGCGGCGTCCGGCCGACCGAGGCGGGCCGGGTCCTCATCGGCTACACCGACACCATCAGCCACACCATCGCCGAGGCCCAGACCGCACTCGCCGACCTGCGCGCCGGCCGCACCGGCCGCCTGGCGATCCGCTACTTCAGCTCCGTCGGCTCGACCCTGGTGGCCCCCGCCGTCGCCCGGGTGCGCCGGGACCACCCGGGCGTCCGGATCGACCTGCGCCTCGGCGACCAGCACGACCCGATCGCGGAAGTCGAACAGGGCGGCGCCGACCTGGCCGTGGTGATCCGCCCCGACAGCGCGAGCCGCCCGGGCGTCCGCCTGACCCACCTCATCGACGACCCGCTCCTGGCCGTCCTCCCCGCCGACCACCCCCTCGCGGCCCGCCGCACCCTCGACCTCGCCGACCTCGCCGGCGACCCGTGGATCCGCACCGAACCCCCCGGCCCCTGCCTCGACATCCTGACCGCCGCCTGCGCATCAGCCGGCTTCACCCCGGACTTCGTCGCCACCGGCGAGGACTACGCCACCGCCCTCGGCTTCATCGCAGCAGGCCTCGGCGTCGGCCTCCTCCCCCGCCTCGCCCTCCCCACCCGCCACCACCCCGGCACCACCGTCCGCCCGGTCCACCACCCCACCCCAACCCGCTCCCTCCACCTCGCCACCCGCGAAGCCGCCCTGGTCGAGCCCGCCGTCCGCACCGCCCTCGCGGCCCTCCAGGCCGCAGCCGGGGCTCACGCCTGA
- a CDS encoding MafI family immunity protein produces MIDDKIRELAKMLSSHVPAFLVDDLLTYMREDERELGLEILCEKLYDELVPLSSAEIEMILELGEMLDLPADMVGQVAELGAEE; encoded by the coding sequence ATGATTGACGATAAGATTCGAGAACTGGCGAAGATGCTCTCCAGTCACGTTCCCGCCTTCCTGGTGGACGATTTGCTTACGTACATGCGGGAGGACGAGCGAGAACTCGGCTTGGAGATCCTTTGCGAGAAGCTCTATGATGAATTGGTGCCGCTCAGCTCGGCCGAGATCGAGATGATCCTGGAACTGGGTGAGATGCTCGACCTTCCGGCTGATATGGTCGGGCAGGTTGCCGAGTTGGGCGCCGAGGAATAG
- a CDS encoding leucyl aminopeptidase: protein MTELRVVGADASALPADCVVIGAVRGPDGPVPAPGGAAVEAAFCGELASMLGDLGMTGAEGEVVALPAPAGCAARVVRVVGLGPAGSDGLVGAEALRRAAGAAARALAGTGTAVLALPVDGATQAEAVALGALLGAYDFGVYRTGREHRPPVRELVLAVPADRQARAAAGAQRGTVIAQELNRCRDLVNTPANDLYPESFAGIVEKVGAEHGLAVQVLDEPALAAGGFGGILGVGQGSARPPRLVRIAYEHPAATVTLALVGKGITYDSGGISLKPVGFNEIMKRDMSGAAAVLAAVVAAARLGLPVNITGWLAMAENMPSGSALRPGDVLRMYGGRTVEVVNTDAEGRLVLADALVRAGEERPDAIVDVATLTGAMRIALGNRLFAVLSDDDAFRDRVVAAARAGGEQAWPMPLPPELLDGLRSQVADLANSGERMGGGLAAGLFLKEFVPAGTRWAHLDIAGPAFNEGAAHGYTPAGGTGAAVRTLVQLARELAEGSV, encoded by the coding sequence ATGACCGAGTTGAGAGTAGTCGGCGCCGACGCGTCGGCGCTGCCGGCCGACTGTGTGGTGATCGGTGCCGTGCGGGGCCCGGACGGGCCGGTCCCGGCGCCCGGCGGGGCGGCTGTCGAGGCTGCCTTCTGTGGTGAACTGGCGTCGATGCTAGGTGACTTGGGCATGACCGGGGCCGAGGGCGAGGTGGTCGCGCTGCCCGCCCCGGCGGGCTGCGCCGCGCGGGTGGTGCGGGTGGTCGGACTCGGCCCGGCCGGGTCGGACGGGCTGGTCGGCGCCGAGGCGCTGCGCCGGGCCGCCGGCGCGGCGGCCCGGGCGCTGGCCGGAACGGGAACGGCCGTGCTGGCGCTGCCGGTTGACGGTGCCACCCAGGCGGAGGCAGTGGCGCTCGGTGCTCTGCTCGGTGCCTACGACTTCGGCGTCTACCGGACCGGTCGGGAACACCGGCCGCCGGTGCGCGAGTTGGTGCTGGCGGTGCCTGCGGACCGGCAGGCGCGGGCGGCCGCCGGGGCGCAGCGGGGCACGGTGATCGCCCAGGAGCTGAACCGGTGCCGCGACCTGGTCAACACGCCGGCCAACGACCTGTACCCGGAGAGCTTCGCCGGGATCGTCGAGAAGGTCGGCGCCGAGCACGGGCTCGCCGTCCAGGTGCTCGACGAACCCGCCCTCGCCGCAGGCGGCTTCGGCGGCATCCTGGGGGTCGGGCAGGGGTCGGCCCGCCCGCCGCGGCTGGTGCGGATCGCCTACGAGCACCCGGCGGCGACGGTGACCCTGGCCCTCGTCGGCAAGGGCATCACCTACGACTCCGGCGGCATCTCGCTGAAGCCGGTGGGGTTCAACGAGATCATGAAGCGCGACATGTCCGGCGCTGCCGCCGTGCTCGCCGCCGTGGTGGCTGCCGCCCGGCTGGGCCTGCCGGTCAACATCACCGGCTGGCTGGCGATGGCGGAGAACATGCCGTCGGGCTCGGCCCTGCGGCCGGGCGACGTGCTGCGGATGTACGGCGGCCGGACCGTCGAGGTGGTCAACACCGATGCCGAGGGCCGCCTGGTGCTGGCGGATGCGCTCGTGCGCGCGGGGGAGGAGCGGCCGGATGCCATCGTCGACGTGGCGACCCTGACCGGGGCCATGCGGATCGCGCTCGGCAACCGGCTGTTCGCCGTGCTGTCCGACGACGACGCCTTCCGCGACCGGGTCGTGGCGGCCGCGCGGGCCGGTGGCGAGCAGGCCTGGCCGATGCCGCTGCCGCCCGAACTGCTCGACGGCCTGCGGTCGCAGGTGGCCGACCTCGCCAACAGCGGGGAGCGGATGGGCGGCGGGCTGGCGGCGGGCCTGTTCCTCAAGGAGTTCGTGCCGGCGGGCACCCGCTGGGCCCACCTGGACATCGCCGGCCCCGCCTTCAACGAGGGCGCCGCGCACGGCTATACGCCCGCCGGCGGCACCGGTGCGGCGGTCCGGACCCTGGTGCAGTTGGCGCGGGAGCTGGCCGAGGGGAGCGTGTGA
- a CDS encoding PaeR7I family type II restriction endonuclease: protein MRPGAIQGAVEDFWFKRNDQREKLDDKGKSGGTARANKHMGGFEGLVKQVFVDCGLDESCVLTGKPYLPGFYRVRKQWDLVVLYDGILVAALEFKSQVGSVSRNINNRFEEALGTATDTAAAQNRNGAFGDVPPWLGYVLVLREDEETEQPDRDVSALFETDPVFKGHSYNQRYQEMIRRLIGEKVYDAGWFLTTTSTADGVAYKEPLDTATGATLRVAIEGRVNFVKAVVEARRSK, encoded by the coding sequence ATGAGGCCGGGGGCGATCCAGGGAGCCGTCGAGGACTTCTGGTTCAAGCGGAACGACCAGCGGGAGAAGCTGGACGACAAGGGCAAGTCCGGGGGCACGGCGCGGGCCAACAAGCACATGGGCGGGTTCGAGGGCCTGGTCAAGCAGGTGTTCGTCGACTGCGGCCTCGACGAGAGCTGCGTGCTGACCGGCAAGCCCTACCTCCCCGGTTTCTACCGCGTGCGCAAGCAGTGGGACCTGGTCGTGCTGTACGACGGGATCCTGGTGGCGGCGCTGGAGTTCAAGTCGCAGGTCGGCAGCGTCTCCAGGAACATCAACAACCGCTTCGAGGAGGCCCTCGGCACCGCGACCGACACGGCGGCCGCGCAGAACCGGAACGGCGCCTTCGGCGACGTCCCGCCCTGGCTCGGCTACGTCCTGGTCCTTCGGGAGGACGAGGAGACGGAGCAGCCGGACCGCGACGTCAGCGCGCTGTTCGAGACCGACCCGGTGTTCAAGGGCCACTCCTACAACCAGCGCTACCAGGAGATGATCAGGCGCCTCATCGGGGAGAAGGTCTACGACGCCGGCTGGTTCCTCACGACCACCTCCACGGCCGACGGAGTCGCGTACAAGGAGCCGCTCGACACGGCGACGGGCGCAACGCTCCGGGTCGCCATCGAGGGGCGGGTCAACTTCGTCAAGGCGGTCGTCGAGGCCCGCAGGTCGAAGTAG
- a CDS encoding DMT family transporter: MTRASARVAVLALLWGSTFLWIKLSLTVLTPVQVTFARCLLGAAVLTAACLGTGRRLPRGAALWGRILIAAFFCNALPFALFSLGEQTVDSGVAGVLNATTPLWSLLLGAALGAEPALRRARLGGLLLGFGGVVLIFAPWQRTGQVGWGALAIVGAAVSYAVGFAYMGRRLVGKGVATISLSAAQLLAATALTALTLPVGGLTPVHPEAKGLIAMVVLGVLATGVTFHLTYRMIAHEGATNAATVSYLLPVVSVALGAVLLAEPVSARVALGMVVVLGGVALTRWKGTVVVVKGAVG; this comes from the coding sequence GTGACGAGGGCGTCGGCGCGGGTGGCCGTGCTGGCCCTGCTCTGGGGATCGACCTTCCTGTGGATCAAACTGAGCCTGACGGTGCTGACGCCGGTACAGGTCACCTTCGCCCGCTGCCTGTTGGGGGCGGCCGTGCTGACGGCGGCGTGCCTGGGTACGGGGCGCCGGCTGCCGCGCGGTGCGGCGCTCTGGGGGCGGATCCTGATCGCGGCGTTCTTCTGCAACGCGCTGCCGTTCGCCCTGTTCAGCCTCGGGGAGCAGACCGTCGACTCCGGTGTGGCCGGGGTGCTGAACGCGACGACGCCGCTCTGGTCGCTGCTGCTCGGCGCCGCGCTGGGGGCGGAGCCGGCGCTGCGCCGGGCCCGCCTCGGTGGACTGCTGCTCGGGTTCGGCGGCGTCGTGCTGATCTTCGCGCCGTGGCAGCGCACGGGGCAGGTCGGCTGGGGAGCGTTGGCGATCGTCGGGGCGGCGGTGAGCTACGCCGTCGGATTCGCCTACATGGGCCGCAGGTTGGTCGGCAAGGGCGTTGCGACGATCAGCCTGTCCGCCGCGCAGCTCCTCGCCGCCACCGCGTTGACCGCGCTGACCCTGCCGGTCGGCGGGCTGACGCCGGTCCACCCGGAGGCGAAGGGCCTGATCGCCATGGTGGTCCTGGGCGTGCTCGCCACCGGGGTCACCTTCCACCTCACCTACCGGATGATCGCGCACGAGGGCGCGACCAACGCCGCGACGGTCAGCTACCTGCTGCCGGTGGTCTCGGTGGCGCTGGGCGCGGTGCTGCTGGCCGAGCCGGTCAGCGCGCGGGTCGCGCTGGGGATGGTGGTCGTGCTCGGCGGGGTCGCGCTGACCCGGTGGAAGGGAACCGTGGTAGTCGTGAAGGGAGCTGTGGGATGA
- a CDS encoding Eco57I restriction-modification methylase domain-containing protein → MPNLAPLTDHRTPSDLPAEAIEHGEVFTRRWMVDLILDLLGYTADLDLLGLTVVEPACGTGAFLKGIASRVSASCRIHGRRIVEASDTVKAFDLLERNVGASRTVVEEQLIADGWDRQDARLVARSWVTRSDYLLQPAPLRADFVVGNPPYIRLEDVPDDRMDAYRAACSTMGGRADVYVGFYEVALRSLKPGGRLGFICADRWMRNQYGRKLRRLVTRDFSIDLAMAMHDVDAFEEQVSAYPAVTIITNRGGRQGSAVAADTTRAFGAAEAEEFLAWYGSDDPAPVATPAYQAARMEHWFPEEDSWPTGSPARLAALEDLSERFRLLEDETTGTRVGIGIATGADKVFITDDAGLVEQDRLLPLAMVRDTTSGTLRWNGSFLVNPWTADGELVDLADHPRLSTYFRRHSEVLRKRYVAVKQPSRWYKTIDKVDHKLRARPKLLFPDMKLTIHPVLDEGGPEGLYPHHNLYFIVSDSWDMRVLGGLLLSKVAGAFVEAYAVRMRGGTLRFQAQYLRKIRVPAPEAIDEQDRAALRAAFDARDVDAATEAALRVYGLAELPD, encoded by the coding sequence GTGCCGAACCTCGCCCCCCTCACCGATCACCGAACCCCGTCCGACCTGCCTGCGGAGGCGATCGAACACGGTGAGGTGTTCACCCGGCGCTGGATGGTCGACCTCATCCTCGACCTGCTCGGCTACACCGCCGACCTCGACCTCCTGGGGCTGACGGTCGTCGAGCCCGCCTGCGGCACCGGTGCCTTCCTGAAGGGGATCGCTTCCCGCGTCAGCGCTTCGTGCCGGATCCACGGCCGCCGGATCGTCGAGGCGAGCGACACGGTCAAGGCGTTCGACCTGCTGGAGCGCAACGTGGGCGCGAGCCGGACGGTGGTCGAGGAACAGCTCATCGCCGACGGGTGGGACCGCCAGGACGCCCGGCTCGTCGCGCGCAGCTGGGTCACCAGGAGTGACTACCTGCTGCAACCGGCGCCGCTCCGGGCCGACTTCGTCGTCGGCAACCCGCCGTACATCCGGCTGGAGGACGTGCCGGACGACCGGATGGACGCCTACCGCGCGGCGTGCTCCACCATGGGTGGCCGCGCCGACGTCTACGTGGGCTTCTACGAGGTGGCGCTCCGCAGCCTCAAGCCCGGGGGACGGCTCGGCTTCATCTGCGCCGACCGCTGGATGCGCAACCAGTACGGCCGGAAGCTGCGCCGGCTGGTCACCCGCGACTTCAGCATCGACCTCGCCATGGCGATGCACGACGTGGACGCGTTCGAGGAGCAGGTCTCCGCGTACCCGGCGGTCACGATCATCACCAACCGGGGCGGCCGCCAGGGGAGCGCGGTCGCCGCCGACACCACGCGTGCGTTCGGAGCGGCCGAGGCCGAGGAGTTCCTCGCCTGGTACGGGAGCGACGACCCCGCGCCGGTCGCGACCCCGGCCTACCAGGCCGCGCGGATGGAGCACTGGTTCCCGGAGGAGGACTCGTGGCCGACCGGCTCCCCGGCGAGGCTCGCGGCCCTGGAGGACCTCAGCGAGCGGTTCCGGCTGCTGGAGGACGAGACGACGGGGACGCGGGTCGGGATCGGCATCGCCACCGGCGCCGACAAGGTCTTCATCACCGATGACGCCGGGCTGGTCGAGCAGGACCGGCTGCTTCCCCTGGCCATGGTCCGCGACACCACCAGCGGCACCCTGAGATGGAACGGCTCCTTCCTGGTGAACCCCTGGACCGCCGACGGCGAGTTGGTGGACCTGGCCGACCATCCACGGCTGTCCACCTACTTCCGGCGGCACAGCGAGGTGCTCAGGAAGCGCTACGTCGCGGTCAAGCAGCCGAGCCGCTGGTACAAGACGATCGACAAGGTCGACCACAAGCTCCGGGCCAGACCCAAACTCCTCTTCCCCGACATGAAGTTGACGATCCATCCGGTGCTGGACGAGGGCGGCCCCGAAGGGCTGTACCCCCACCACAACCTGTACTTCATCGTCTCCGACAGCTGGGACATGCGGGTGCTCGGCGGACTGCTGCTCTCCAAGGTCGCCGGGGCGTTCGTGGAGGCGTACGCGGTCAGGATGCGCGGCGGCACCCTGCGCTTCCAGGCCCAGTACCTCCGCAAGATCCGCGTGCCCGCCCCGGAGGCCATCGACGAGCAGGACCGCGCCGCCCTGCGGGCCGCCTTCGACGCACGCGACGTCGACGCGGCGACCGAGGCCGCGCTGCGCGTCTACGGGCTGGCCGAACTGCCCGACTAG
- a CDS encoding PhzF family phenazine biosynthesis isomerase encodes MRTLYQVDAFTTTPFTGNPAGVVLAADGLTDTQMQLVARELNNSETAFVLPADGPDHDVRVRFFTPTTEVPTCGHATVAAHYARAVEHGLAPCTLVQKTGGGLLQRVDVRVEGDRVRIGMHQGPAEFGPELDRAQVGRVLRALGAAPADLAGGGPVQVVSTGHSKVLVGLRDPAAVDALRPDPAALVEVGREVGSNGFFVFALTGGDSGPLTWSRMFAPAIGIPEDPVTGNGHGPLGAYLVRHGLAPAPGGRLAFTGRQGVAMGRPGEVQVSVEPDGDGRPSVSISGDAAVVFRAEVPVVGPVELVLSPGCP; translated from the coding sequence ATGAGGACCCTCTACCAGGTCGACGCCTTCACCACGACGCCGTTCACCGGCAACCCGGCTGGCGTGGTGCTGGCCGCAGACGGTCTGACGGACACTCAGATGCAGCTGGTGGCACGTGAGTTGAACAATTCTGAGACGGCCTTCGTGCTCCCCGCCGACGGCCCGGACCACGACGTGCGGGTGCGCTTCTTCACGCCCACCACCGAGGTGCCGACCTGCGGGCACGCGACCGTCGCCGCGCACTACGCCCGCGCGGTGGAGCACGGCCTGGCGCCCTGCACGCTGGTCCAGAAGACCGGCGGTGGGCTGCTGCAGCGCGTGGATGTTCGCGTCGAGGGCGACCGGGTGCGGATCGGCATGCACCAGGGGCCCGCCGAGTTCGGCCCGGAACTCGACCGGGCCCAGGTCGGCCGGGTGCTGCGGGCGCTCGGGGCCGCGCCCGCAGACCTGGCCGGGGGCGGGCCGGTGCAGGTCGTGTCCACCGGGCACTCCAAGGTGCTGGTCGGGCTGCGGGACCCCGCTGCCGTGGACGCCCTGCGGCCGGACCCGGCCGCGCTGGTGGAGGTCGGCCGGGAGGTCGGCAGCAACGGGTTCTTCGTCTTCGCCCTGACTGGCGGTGACTCTGGTCCGCTCACCTGGTCCCGGATGTTCGCCCCGGCCATCGGCATCCCGGAGGACCCGGTCACCGGCAACGGGCACGGCCCGCTCGGCGCCTACCTGGTCCGCCACGGCCTGGCCCCGGCCCCCGGCGGCCGGCTCGCCTTCACCGGGCGGCAGGGCGTGGCGATGGGCCGCCCGGGCGAGGTGCAGGTGAGCGTGGAGCCGGACGGTGACGGCCGGCCGTCGGTGTCGATCAGCGGCGACGCGGCCGTGGTCTTCCGGGCCGAGGTGCCGGTGGTCGGGCCGGTCGAGCTGGTGTTGTCGCCGGGCTGTCCCTAG
- a CDS encoding alpha/beta hydrolase: MPLDYRDPRGRSIQLALIRHPATDQAHRIGSLVFNPGGPAAAGTEALPTVYGMFPEEVRERFDIVSFDPRGVGESTTLQCFPDAAAEQSLLARIPAGFPVGAAQQSAWADAYEQFGRQCADGSPAGLAAHLSTADVARDMDVLRQALGERRLTYLGTSYGSYLGATYANLFPGRIRAMVLDSAIDPVAWSTGRDPQDAALPPFLRTGSDLASARTLDAFLDRCGAVTTDRCAFSAGSAEATRAKFDGLLNRLRSGPVELGAAPIGYAATVSAAASLLYAVAPVPGVPGTGWPALGQLLQVLWTAPDAPSGPSPTGGAPKQEQVLGVVCADTANPSAGADYSALADQAEARSGAVGPFWVWQTQRCAGWPADAGRDRYTGPWNRPTSAPILVVANTGDPAWPYEGSRAMADTLARGRLLTVDGYGHTVLGNPSSCAAEDEARYLVDGRLPARGTVCAPDQQPFA; the protein is encoded by the coding sequence GTGCCGTTGGACTACCGCGACCCGCGAGGCCGGTCGATCCAGTTGGCGCTGATCCGTCATCCCGCCACCGACCAGGCGCACCGGATCGGGTCGTTGGTGTTCAATCCGGGGGGTCCGGCCGCTGCCGGGACCGAGGCGCTGCCCACGGTGTACGGCATGTTTCCCGAGGAGGTGCGGGAGCGGTTCGACATCGTCAGCTTCGATCCGCGCGGGGTGGGGGAGTCCACCACGCTCCAGTGCTTCCCCGACGCCGCCGCCGAGCAGAGCCTGTTGGCCCGCATCCCGGCGGGGTTCCCGGTGGGCGCGGCTCAGCAGTCGGCGTGGGCGGATGCCTACGAGCAGTTCGGCCGCCAGTGCGCCGACGGTTCGCCGGCCGGGTTGGCGGCGCACCTGTCCACGGCCGACGTGGCCCGGGACATGGACGTGCTGCGGCAGGCGCTCGGCGAGCGGCGGCTCACGTACCTGGGGACCTCGTACGGCTCGTACCTGGGCGCCACCTACGCCAACCTGTTCCCCGGGCGGATCCGCGCGATGGTGCTGGACAGCGCCATCGACCCGGTCGCCTGGTCCACCGGCCGGGACCCGCAGGACGCCGCGCTGCCGCCGTTCCTGCGCACCGGCAGCGACCTCGCCTCGGCCCGCACGCTCGACGCCTTCCTCGACCGGTGCGGTGCCGTGACCACCGATCGGTGCGCCTTCTCGGCGGGCAGTGCGGAGGCGACCCGCGCCAAGTTCGACGGGTTGCTCAATCGGTTGCGCAGCGGGCCGGTCGAGTTGGGCGCCGCGCCGATCGGCTACGCGGCGACGGTGTCCGCCGCCGCGTCCCTGCTCTACGCGGTGGCGCCGGTGCCGGGTGTGCCGGGCACCGGGTGGCCGGCGCTGGGGCAGCTGTTGCAGGTGCTGTGGACGGCGCCTGACGCACCGTCGGGCCCGTCGCCGACCGGCGGCGCGCCGAAGCAGGAGCAGGTGCTCGGCGTGGTGTGCGCCGACACCGCCAACCCGTCTGCGGGGGCTGACTATTCAGCGCTGGCCGACCAGGCCGAGGCCAGGTCCGGCGCCGTCGGCCCGTTCTGGGTCTGGCAGACGCAGCGCTGCGCCGGCTGGCCCGCCGACGCGGGCCGGGACCGCTACACCGGCCCGTGGAACCGCCCGACCTCCGCGCCGATCCTGGTGGTGGCCAACACCGGTGACCCCGCATGGCCCTACGAGGGCTCGCGGGCCATGGCCGACACCCTCGCGCGGGGCCGCCTGCTCACCGTCGACGGCTACGGCCACACCGTCCTCGGCAACCCGAGCAGTTGCGCCGCCGAGGACGAGGCGCGGTACCTGGTGGACGGCCGGCTCCCCGCGAGGGGGACGGTGTGCGCGCCGGACCAGCAGCCGTTCGCGTAG